ggcagagagggaaacacagaatccaaagctggctccaggctctgagctgtcagcacagagcccaatgtggggtccgaactcacaaacgtgagatcatggcctgagctgaagtcggatgcttgaccgactgagccacccaggtgccccatattctttttttttttttaatttttttaacatttatttatttttgagacagagagagacagagcatgaatgggggagggtcagagagagggagacacagaatccgaaacaggctccaggctccgagctgtcagcatagagcccgacgcggggcttgaactcacggaccgcgagatcatgacctgagtcgaaatcagctgcttaaccgactgaaccacccaggggcccccaggtgccccatattcttgatttcagctcaggtcatggacccggggtcatgggatagagccctgtgttggactgtGCGCttagtatggaacctgcttgagattctctctctctccctctgcccctttcccctgctcgctctctctctctctctctctctctcaaaacaacaaacaaacaaacaaaaccttcttGTAACCACAAATCCTCTGGCCCAGTTAAAGTTTATTGTCAATGCTTATACCATTGCCCTTAAATCCCTATCTCCCTGCTTTAGGTACTGGTTCTTTCTAAAACCCATGCAAACTCTAGCCTTCTCGTCAAAATTCTTCCTTGGCTCCCTGTTGTGCACAGAAGTTTTTCATTCCTCAGCCTGACATCCCAGATTCTGCGATCTGACTCCTGCTAACCACCTTGATTCCGTTTTAGATTACAGTTCTAAACAACAGACATTCTGCATAAGGCAAGTCAGGAGCAAAGGTtgataaggaaacaaataaacaaatatttccaaagagagagaattttttgtggctttttttgctttttttttttttttttagtaattaaaaatcatgtaaaaacaatagcaaaagttATTCTCATCATTCTTTCTACTTCCTGGGTATTTTGTAGTGGCTCTAGTTCTCCAAAAATaatctttcccccttttttctcctttcttctctttctccctccttccctccccacttcctttcTCTATGATCCAACTCCCACTACATCCCCCCCCAACACCTCGCCCCACATCTGTTTCAGAATATCACCCTAGGCAAGAATCACCTACATTCCAAGCTGAATAGAAACAACCCGGCCTTAGAACAATACGGTTTCAGGACCATGGAGAGCTGCACGTGAGTCTACCTCTGCCTTAGAAGCTTTCTAGGGCATTAACACCTGCTGTGAATTCCACCACCATACAAGGCACTATTCTTTCTTCACTTGAAAAATTCCCCCTCGCCCTTTCAGCTTCATttactcagatgtcacctcctcttgGAAGCCCTCCCAGGTCACTCCACCACCACCCTCCACCACCCTACAGTACCAAGTTAATacatcttcccctttcccagaaTGCCTTAAGCTGTCCTTATCATTCATCCTTCATACAAATATTTCAATGTGTAGTTTGTATCAGCAACTCATCTAGGCTTTGCAGACACAAATGAGAGAATGTTTGTAAGTGTCCATGTATTTTTGGAGGGTACATTCTGGTAGGAGGCAGGAAGCAAATAAGATGACAATAGCAATAAGTGTGATGAAACAAATATAAAGTTTGCAATGTGGTACATAGTATAGTGGGGGCGAGGCAATATTACATACTGTTGTCAGGGAGACAAACTCTGAAGGGAGAAAGTTCAAGCCCTTTGAGTACCAGGAGGAAGAGACTTCCAAGCATGAAGGGATAATGAGTGCAAAGTCCTCATATGGGACTGAGATGAGCATTTTCAAGGAACagaaggaggccagtgtggctgaggTTGTAAGCAATGAAGAGAGTGTTAGTGGGttaggaaatgaggtcagagatCTGAGCagtagccaaatcatggaaaacCTTGTAGGCTAGCATGGGGAGTTTGGATGTATTCTAAGTGCAATGGGAATCCACTGAGCATTGAAGGGATTTAAGCAAgtgtgtagttttgatttgttggGTAATTGCGGCTGTTTTGTAACTGACTGCATGTGAGCTCTCACTTAGGATTCAGCCACATCTTCAGTGCTCTGTTCAGGACCTGGCATGTAGGATGTCTGGGTAAATGTTtgatgagcaaatgaatgagtaGATGCATGTTGCAGGTCAGGGGTTAATATGGGCTTTGCATGGGAAGCATGCTTCTTAtgacctggaaaaagaaaatcaatgacaTTCCATCCTCCACCCTGCTTCTCTCGCCAACCATATCGAGTCAGTCATCTGGTTCCATTGATTCTTCTGTCGATCTACTTCTCTGTCAAAGTCATCCTGTTGCCTTTAGCTTTCCATCCCTAGCCCAGCTCAGGCCCCAGCTGCTCTTGCCCAAACCACTGCATAAGCTTCCTCCTTggttttccaatttcttttcttttccccccactaGTCCATCCCCAACATGCTCCCTGAAAGATGCTTAACACCCAGGTGTGACCcaatccctcccctgccccaaatcTCCCACCACTTTATCCAGAATTGAATGCCAAAGCCACCATTTACCAGCCCTTGGGCAACtaactcctgtctctctctccaagtcttggtttcctcactgGGAACATGAGGCAGATAGACTAGATTATTCTGTTCTAGGATCTAAGAAGCTGGTACTGTTTCCATCCTTTCCTCtacttttaaatctctttaatttttatgatttttttaaaaagctttttattttttattttcttatttttttgagtaatctctacacccaacatggggctcaaactcaccccaagatcaagagtcccatgctctactgactgagccaaccagctgCCCCATTTTTTGCGTGTGATTTTTCATTGTGGTGGGGCAATACAGTGCCATAGTGAAAGCTTGGGTGGGGGATCCTGCTTCCACTATGGAGCAAGGTCACCTGTgagtgcttctgtttcctcacctggagAATGAGAATCACAGTGGCATCTGCCTTAcaaggtaaagaaaatgaaataacctGCATAAAGCACTTAAGACTTCCCCAAACCATGGCACTCCATGAAGTGCTTATTATTTTGGCTGTTGCTGTGATTAGtaccatgtatgtatatatgtatggttGCCCTTCACATCTATGATCTgtaccaggggtcagcaaactaccgTTTGCTCCAGCACTTGTCTTTGTATGGTTTGTGAGCTAAGCATGGTTTCTCCATTGTTAAatggtgagaaaaacaaaacaaaacaaaacaagaagaataTTTCATGGCTCGTGAAAATTACATGGAACTCAAATGTCAAGATCTGTAAATAGTATCGCTGGGACACAGCCATGCCCACCGCTGCACCTCTGGTTGTTGTGACACTACAACCTTATGGCTCTCAAAGCCTGAAATGGGTACCATTTGGCCCGACATGGGTTTGCTATCCCCTAAGATTTGTCTTCTCcagacccctgggtggctcagtcgattaagcgtctgactcttggttttagctcaggtcatgatctcatggtttcatgagttcgagccccatgggctgacagtgtggagcctgcgtgggattctttctctctgcccttcccccacttgcgtgctctctctctctctctctcaaaataaatcaacttaaaaacattttttaaggggtgcctgggtggctcagtcagttaagtgtttgacttcagctcaggtcatgatctcacagcttgtgggttccagccccatgtcaggctctgtgctgacagttcagaacctggagcctgctttggattctgtgtctcccactctctctgcccctcccctgctcacactctgtctctttctccttcaaaaataaaaataaaaacattaaaaaaaaaagatttgtcctCTCAGCAATTCCATACTGTAGCCCATGAAGTTAAGGGGAAGAATTTGAATGCAGGGTTTTCTAGGTTCACAGCAGTATGAACTGTCGGTCACTACACCCCAAAACCTTGAAAGCACATGACCATAGGCCATATTTTGTGAAATGAACTCAAGGAAGGGCTTTAGGAAGCAGGTTTCAATCTCTCCAAATTGCTCTGTTGTTACATCAGAGGCCTGACCTCCAGCCATGACAGCACCATCAATCCTCAGCCTGATCTTGGGAAGTCAGGTCCTGGGGCACCACAGGAGCATGAGTCTGGGTTTTGGGAGGAGAACACCCTCTATGCTAACCGACTACTCTGTCACTGGGCTACGCTACCCCTTCTGTGAACAGCAAACAATGGGATTTTCCTTCTAGTGTTTTGGGTAGATTGAATAAAAGCGACTACCCTcgccccacttcctctctctctctaggacACTATTTTTCCGTATGAAAAACGATGAGCCCTTTCGGCTCTGACGCTCTGGGATGGTGATATTCTACGTGCCTTATTTTAGCTCAGCTCAGTGTCTGCCTCCACATCCTGCGATTCAAGTTTACAGGCAGGTTGCACCCTGGTTTCTCTGGAAAACGTCTCTTCAGGTTAGGTTGGAGGCAGGGGGGAGGTTTGGCCTGGAGAAAGCTGgctgaggagcagggaggagatTGGGGGTACCCAAACATCCATCTTCAACTGTCTGTGGAGCCAACACTAAAGAGGGATCTCACTGCAGGCCCCAGGGGACAGAATGGAAATGAGACGTATGCAGGCTTTGTTCATAAAATATCAACTGAATTAGAAGGACCCGAATGGAGTGTAACTAAATTATGTTGAATGAATTTGAGCCAGGTTGAAGAACTGAGTCAAAATGCACTGGGGTTAGTTGGACCAGATTGATGAGTTAAATGTGTTAGGGCTGAGTTGACCTGGGCTGAACTGATCTGAGATGGACTGAAATGGACCATGCAGTGCTGACATTGGAGGAGGGTAACACCTAAGACAGAACTCTGCAGGGGAGCTCAGGACACTCGGTCCCCCAGCACCAGTTTATGCATCTTGGGCAACTCCCTGCACAACTGTGGGCCTCAGTGCCCCCATTTTATCAAGTGAGTGCTAATAATAACACTCCCTGGCAAAGATGTTATGGAAAAGGTGTGAGATCACTCGTGCAAAAGATCCTCATgtctcaaaagaagaaacaaacaaatattgaaaTGTAGCTAATGATGTGCATGGTGAAATACTTTGGGGCGAAATTTATGGACACTTTTCTTTGAActgcataaagaaataaaggtggattgatggatggatagaaatatagatagatggacagatacGGGGCAAAGCAAGTCTAGTAATAGGGTAACAGTTGACTCTAAGTGGTGGGTCCGTCCATGGGTGTTCATTCCAAAATCCTTTCCacttttctatttgaaaaattttCGAATACAATGTTGCACAGAAAATAAAGAGCTTTATGATATGTTAACTGCTAAAATATCAGGAGTGGTTAAAAAACACAGCCTCGGGAGGCGAAAGGTGTGAGGCTGAGTCCCAGCTCTGTGTCACTGGTTGTATGGGCCTGAGCAAAtgacttcatctctctgagcgtttgtttctgcatctgtaaaatggggctgttGATAGCATTTACCTCGCAGGGTTGTGGAGAGCACCAGAACAGAGCCCCATACCTAATTAGCACCCCATAAACATTCACTATGATTTGGTCCTCCCAACAAGCTGTGAAATGGGTGCTGtgatttccatttcacagagaaggaaagtggggctcagagaggttctgcAACCCCTCCAGATCACACAGCAAGGAAGTGCCTTTCTTAGTGGAAGAGAGACCACAGGTTCCTGGAACCAGCAACAGTCCCCCAGCCCCTATGTCCTTTCCTTGGGCTCACCCGAGAGGATGAAGAAGATACCAGAAACGAAGGCCAGAATGGTCCTCTGTGGGCGGATGTGGCCGATGTTACTGATGACGAAGGCCGTGAACACTAGGAAGAGACTgaccatggggaagggggtggCTGTGCGCACCGTCTCTGAgagaggggtaaagggagagacagggggtgaggggagactCTGAGAGGGGGGCGGGTGACACCTTCCCATTCCCCCTAACTCTCCACtcccaccatccccaccccctttGTGGCTCCTCCCCTTTCCATACCTGCACTGCTGGCCCCATTCCTtagcccaggccccacccctttTGGTTTGGCCCCACCCATTCCTGTTGACTCCACCCACTGCCAGGCCCCGCCCCATCAACCTGGCCGGTTCTCTTCATCCAGCCTCTGCCTTCTTTCAAGCCTCCACTCCTTctcttccaccccaccccttccctggtgCTGCCCTTTCTCCCAGGACTCTCCCTGTGATCCTGCCCCCCCTttgcctgccccccgcccccgcttcccCTCACTCAGAATATTCTCCGTGTTTTCCGTCACCAAGTTGATCTCCGGTTCAAGGAAATACTCCGAGGCCACACAGCGACCCTTCTCCCGGCCTGGGGGGGAAGATAAGAAGGTAAAGCTGGAGGAGAGGCTCCTGAGTTCCGGAGAGACAGGGTTTTTATTCTGCCCATTCAACACTGGAACTGTCCAGGAGACAAGGACTGACGGACTCTCCAGGGATTAAGGACCCTGGAATTGTGTGAGCATGGGGCTCTCAGATCCAGGACATCAAGGGCTAGAGGTCGGGTCTCCAGGAGAAAAACAGGACCAGTTTCTGGACTTCTGGAACCCAAGGGATAGAAGTACAGGTAAGGGCTCTTGGGTCCCAGGCAAGGCAGGGGCAGTTGAATGGACGGCAGGTGAGGTCCGTACCTGCAAAGAAGCAGACTCGCCAGAGGCCTGCGTGCAGGGCCATCTTGACCTCCGTGGTCTGGTTCTGTGGCAGCACCGTTCCCTCCTCCATGTACAGCCAGTAATCAGTGCTGACCGCGATGCCCACGAGCAGCAGGCCACACGCACCGAACACGCTGCTCAGCAGGGTCAGGGCGCGGCTGCTGCAATGACTCATCGTCAGCGGCGGGGGGCGCCCTGCGGGGcctgagtgagagacagaaagctgTTGTCCTGGAGAGCCCTGGTGGGGCTAACTAGATTCCCCAACCCCAAGCAAACACCTGGACACTGGACCCAGGCTCTGACCTCTGTGCCCTAACCCATGACCCCATTTCTGGATGGGAACCAGTGACATCAACTGTTAACCTTCAACCCCACGCCTGGCCTTCCCACACCTGACACCTGTGTTCTGGATCCTGATGAGAGGCCCCACACCAGATCGCCAGCCCCAGAATAAGATTTTCAACTGTAACCCTTCAGCCCACATCCAGAGATTGGACCTTAGCTCCAACCATGTGTCTGGACCTGGGTCCCAAATATCATGACTCTGACTAGAAACTCAACTCCCATATTCTCAATGCCAGAACCAGGCCCTCCAACCCTAACCTTAGGCCCTTTCCCGAGCCCCCCACCAGAATCCTTAACCTTGAGCCTGGTCCCATGACTCAAACTTACACTGACCAGGCATTTCAACACAAGAACCAGGCGTATCTCCCCAATCCTGACTCGTGGTACCTTAACCCTTTTCTCTTGGAGTCTGTTTCTAAATAGTTACCAGAAATCCCCCAAGTGGGTCACTAACAAGAAGAACCCTAAGTAAGGGTCCCACTAACCAAGGACCCACTAACCAAGACCTTGAGCAGAGGCTCCTGCCCAAGTTAAAACACTTGGACTCTTCTCTTGACATTTAATACCCAGTTCTGACACCAGGACCTTGACCCCATGACCTTCTGACTCTGCTCCTGTGCCTTGACCTCAATTTGATAACTCAATCTGATACCTCAATCTGAGATCGTGGCCCGTGACTCAGATGTAAGATTCCAGAACCCTACTCCCCCCATCCCAGATCCAGGCAGGTTCACCTGGAATGCTGGGGCTCCATCTCAAACTGCTGGATCCCAGAACACTGGGACTCAGAGACCTGGAGCCTGGATTTTGGCTAGAGATTCCAGAGTGTCAAAACCATGAGCTGGGACCCGCCCACCCCCTCAATTCAGCACCCTAGCCAGAGTACCCTAGACCATCTTTCAAACTAGGGATCAGTGCTCTGAACCCTAAACCCCCAACTCAGGAAGTCCATGATTCCCCCTTCATGTGCCATCACAAGGTCCCCAAATTCCCTACCAGAGATTCCAGATTCTGGAATTAACCTCCAATGTTAGGACTTCCAATTACACATCCAGCCTGAAATTCTGATCCCTCTAACGCTGGAGCCTCAAAACACGAGAGATCTCCAGTTCATAGCCGTGGCCTTCCAAGTTCCAGTCGGGGAGCTGGAGTTTCGAGCTAGGGAGCTCATAATCCCATACTTCCCACTCTtgtcccccatcccccagccaagaAATTTCCCCTGCACCACACAATCCCATGATTTGGGGGGACTCAACTTGGGATTCCCATCCTATTTCATCCAGGGATCTCTACGTCCCTGAATACCCGGGATCCCCACCATCTTTTTAAACTAGGAaggtgaaggggcgcctgggtggctcagtcagttaagcgtccgacttcaactcaggttatgatctcgcggtccatgagttcgagccccgcgtcgggctctgggctgatggctcagagcctggagcctgcttcggattctgtgtctccctctctctcccccccccccccccccgttcaatGCAGCCAAGACTTGAGACCCCGCTTTCTTTAATCAGAATTCTTGGAGCCTTGAAACTCTGCCCCATGCCAATAAGGATCTTGGAGTCAGACAACTTTCATCACCGCCCACCCCCCATCTCAGCACCCAGAGCCCTCACCCCCCAccagaccccacccccagcctcctggaGGAGTCAGGGAAGCAAGTCTGGCAGAGCTCTGTCCAGCttttcctcccatccccccatcccaaCGCTCCGGGGCTTAACCGCCAGCTACTTGCTCCCCTTCCAGTCCACTCAGCTCAGAAACAAGCATCAAAACCCCAGTCACCCTGACTGCCTGAGTCCCAGGTAGCTGACCTcagctccccccacccgccaTGACTCCTTGGACTCTCAGCTGGGACCTTGCCCACTGACACCCTTCTCACTTCCCCTCAGAAACCCCCTCCTGCTGTGCTCTGATTCCTCCTGACTCCAAGTGGCCTGCCCAGACCTCATTCTCCTCTAGCCCTTTTTCCTTTGGGACCCTCCCCCAGGCCTGGAGCCACCTTCTTATCCTTCTGTATCGCAGCCTCTTCTGGATTCCGGATCCTTCGGATCCCAGGGGTCCCATTCTCCAAGCCCCAAGTCCAAACTCCGTCTCCCTCCAATCTCTTGAGGAACGTATTCTCCGTTCCTGGGGACCCCTTCTCAGACTCACATCCTGCTCTCACCGGGCCCGGGCCCTCCCCGCTCATCCAGGACGGCCTCCCTCAAGGACCTGGCCTGCACCCTCCTCAGGGCCCACGGTCTCTAAGACTTGGACATTAAGAGTACAGTTGCCCCACTCCAGGACCCTCGGACCCTGTCCTCCCGGATTCCCTAGGCCcgatgtccccccaccccccattgcCTCCCGAACTCGGGCGTCCGGACCGCCAGAATCCCACACCCCAGGTCCCTTCAGGGCCCTTTTAGCCCCAACCCCTAGCTTCCAGCCACCTCAAGGGGACCCCCCACTCCTTCCAGGACCCTCCCCTCGCGCTCACCTCGCTCAGGGCTGGGCGGACGCTCCGGGCCGCGGGCCCCGCAGCCGCATGACCGGCCCCGCGGCTtcccccggccgccgccgccgccgccaccgggGTCGCCGGtgcccgcgccccccgcccccgccccggagcCCGGCGTCCCGGCCCCCTCCcggcctcccaccccccaccccccgcgcccGCGGCCTCACTCGGCGGACGGCGCCGGGAGCTGGGACCGGCGGCCGCTCATTGGCTACtgcggaggaggggaggggcgggaagggagggggaggctgcagggagggagggagctgggccttgagaatgggggaggcagggagggagagagaatagaaacagaggcagagagcccgagaggggcaggggcgcacagagaggcagagagacggggcCGAGGGTCCGGGACACACGGAGACCTCGAGGCTGAGAGATGCTGAGACTCGCAGGTCTGGGGACCAGGGGAGACACGGAGACGGcctagaagagacagagagagagagagaggaaaggagagacagagatcagCTCTAAGACCCCCTCTGCCCTCAGGCTCAGAGATTCCGGGGCTCTGGAAGTGGAgaggccagagagacagagacagaaagagacaggaagacGCTCAGAGGCCCTGGGCTGAGAGATGCTGAGACCCAGAGACCTTGAGCTagggaaagaggcaaagagagagagagagagagagagagacaggggggagagagagagagagagaccctgagAAGGAGAGAGCGCGGGGGCAATCCTGGGGCTCCCCTGAGGAGGACTGGGGCTCTGGCCAGGCCTGGGGCGGAGCCTGGGGTCTGGGCGGCTGCAGGAGGCGGGAGGGGGCGTCCCGGGCCGGGGTCCCCAGAGCAGCAGGCGGGCGCAGAGCGGAGCCGGGTCCTGCAGCCGCCGCGGAGCCGGGAGCCGggccagcccaccccccaccccccccccccgccgtgatGTCAGCGGGGCCACTCTTAAAGGGGCAGGCCGCCCGCCGAGGGTCGGAGCGGGGCTGGGGGCCGCGGGCAGAGCATGGGGGTACCCCCACGGTGCTGGGGGAGCCAAGGGGGTCCCCAGCATCCAACTGAACCGAGTCCCCGGAACCCAAGAGCCTGCAGAGACGAGGAGACGCCGGGGCTCCCCGAGGGAGCCTGCGAAGCTCTGGGGCTCAGTCCCctccaaacacacagacacaggcacacCATTCAACCGGCCTGCCCCGGG
The sequence above is a segment of the Leopardus geoffroyi isolate Oge1 chromosome E2, O.geoffroyi_Oge1_pat1.0, whole genome shotgun sequence genome. Coding sequences within it:
- the CACNG7 gene encoding voltage-dependent calcium channel gamma-7 subunit isoform X1 — protein: MSHCSSRALTLLSSVFGACGLLLVGIAVSTDYWLYMEEGTVLPQNQTTEVKMALHAGLWRVCFFAGREKGRCVASEYFLEPEINLVTENTENILKTVRTATPFPMVSLFLVFTAFVISNIGHIRPQRTILAFVSGIFFILSGLSLVVGLVLYISSINDEVMNRPSSSEQYFHYRYGWSFAFAASSFLLKEGAGVMSVYLFTKRYAEEEMYRPHPAFYRPRLSDCSDYSGQFLQPEAWRRGRSPSDISSDVSIQMTQNYPPAIKYPDHLHISTSPC
- the CACNG7 gene encoding voltage-dependent calcium channel gamma-7 subunit isoform X2, with the translated sequence MSHCSSRALTLLSSVFGACGLLLVGIAVSTDYWLYMEEGTVLPQNQTTEVKMALHAGLWRVCFFAGREKGRCVASEYFLEPEINLVTENTENILKTVRTATPFPMVSLFLVFTAFVISNIGHIRPQRTILAFVSGLSLVVGLVLYISSINDEVMNRPSSSEQYFHYRYGWSFAFAASSFLLKEGAGVMSVYLFTKRYAEEEMYRPHPAFYRPRLSDCSDYSGQFLQPEAWRRGRSPSDISSDVSIQMTQNYPPAIKYPDHLHISTSPC